acaaaatcaaggtagaatcaggaattccccagggcagctgtttggcaccttcttttttcaatctttaccaacaacatgccaatgacatttgagttaagccagtgtgtctatgtatgcggatgactcaacactgtacacgtcagctactacagcgactgaaatgactgcaacacttaacatagagctgcagttagtttcagaatgggtggcaaggaataagttagtcctaaatatttcagattaccttaagatacatggcctactatgctaattctgtagcaGTATTGTTAGATgggggtaaagataaagattttgttggggcgccaggcaggtattaaccctagttattaaagttagttattagctattataacattattattataaatatgaTTAAAACCGAAAGGATGAGAGTAGAGTAGATAGAGTAGtgcttccagacacattctaaacatgatggagtcttaaaggaggactgtagaatggagtcttaacctgtttgggatagggggcagtattttcacgtctggatgaaaagcgtgcccaaagtaaactgcctgctactcaggcccagaagctaggatatgcatataattggtagatttggatagaaaacactcaaaagtttctaaaactgttaaaataatgtctgtgagtataacagaacttatttggcaggtgaaaccccgaggacaaaccatccaggaggaattttttgttgttgaggtgactCTGTTTTCAAATGGCTTTGTGTGGCACTTTTCTGTGGcacttggttgcagttcctattgcttccactagatgtcaacagtctttagaaattggttgatgtttttctttagagaaatgaagaagtacggctatTCAGAACGAGGGTCCAGCCTAGTGCTCTCTAATGTTTTGATCCGCGCTCCAGGTCAcacgcttcacgttgtttttatcctgtattgaacacagtttatcccgtcttaaattttctcgattatttacattttaaaatacctaaagttggattaggaaagttgtttgaaatgtttggacagcgtttacaggtaacttaacttattagatatttgtAGTCATGCTGGGTGAGTTGGAAccgtttttttaaattattaaacgcgccaaataaattgacattttggagatataatgacggaattaattgaacaaaaggaccatttgtgatgtttatgggacatattggagtgccaacagaagaagctcttcaaacTAAAGGCACAAATTATATacttatttctgagttttgtatcgcacctggcgggttgaaatatgattgtcatgtgtttgtttgatggggtgctgtcctcagataattgcatggtttgcttttgccgtaaagcctttttgaaatctgacatggtggctagattaacaagaagttaagctttaatttggtgtattgcacttgtgaataaaaaaatattttgtgctctgcaatttcaccggatgttgtcgaaacgttccgctagcggaacccctagccataacaggttttaatgtgtttgagccaatcagttgtgttgtgacaaggtaggggtggtatacagaagatagccctattgggtaaaagacgaagtccatattatgtcaagaacagctcaaataagcaaagagaaacaacagtccatcattactttaaggaccatcacaggaatggaaagcccagagttacttctgatgcataagttcattagagttaccagccttagaaattgcagcccaaataaacgcttcacaaagttcaagtgcTTTGTATCTTGTGCTTTGTATTTTCAACGTAttttcgacgtaaaaacaagttttggacttccacacaaaatatttagaaccacctgcttgATTGGAATctagcgacgtctgtgtcttcagtgtcctagaactgtctagtttgtgttctgacttgtaaaacaggatgaataaaataagtaatgtaaacgtAGCAGTAATTGCCAGGAAGCtctacatttgttttaaaatcacactataattgttaaaactggcctcaggttattgagagatctgatttaggatttaccctcgtagcaaggttgttttatcatgtggaggtttcattcgggTCTCTAATTTAAAAATAACACagtgtctttggcaggagaaagaccagactcagaggaaccagagccagggacgtccgaaccagcaagacgacaccagtgctcccactttagaaagggttgtaaccggttatggaacctgaaacaacacgagaaaatacacacaagggagaagccttaccactgctcccagtgtggaaagagttttaagctTTTAGGAACCCTTAAAGCTCacgagaaaatacacacaggggagaagccttaccactgctcccagtgtggaaagagttttaagctTTTAGGAACCCTTAAAGcccatgagagaatacacacaggggagaagccttaccactgctcccagtgtggaaagagtttcaaaCGGCCTTGTCATCTGAAACAACATgacagaatacacacaggggagaagccttaccactgctcccagtgtggaaagagttttaagctGTTAGGAACCCTTAAAGcccatgagagaatacacacaggggagaagccttatcgCTGcttccagtgtggaaagtgtttcagccgttcaggggagctgaaacgacatgagagaatacacacagtagagaagccttaccactgctcccagtgtggaaagtgtttcaaacGGCCTTGGCAtctgaaacgacatgagagaatacacacaggggagaagccttaccactgctcccagtgtggacagTGTTTCAACCAGAAAGGACACCTGAACCAACacgagagaagacacacaggggagaagccttatcactgctcccagtgtggaaagagctaCAAACGGCCTTGTCATCTgaaacaacacgagagaatacacacaggggagaagccttaccactgctcccagtgtggaaagtgtttcagctgttcaggggagctgaaacgacatgagagaatacacacaggggagaagccttaccaatgctcccagtgtgcaCAGTGTTTCAGCCAGAAAGGAAGCCTGAcccaacacgagagaatacacacaggggagaagccttaccactgctcccagtgtggaaagagttttaaggtGTTAGGAAACCTTAAAgctcatgagagaatacacacatgggagaagccttaccactgctcccagtgtggaaagtgtttccgccgttcaggggagctgaaacaacatgagagaatacacacaggggagaagccttaccactgctcccagtgtggaaacaGTTTCAAACGGCCTTGTCATCTGAAAcggcacgagagaatacacacagtagAGAAGCCTTACCCAGTGTCGAAAGAGTTTTAAGGGTTTAGGAAACCTTAaagcacatgagagaatacacacaggggagaagccttaccactgctcccagtgtggacagTGTTTCAGCCAGAAAGGACACCTGAaccaacacgagagaatacacacaggggagaagccttaccactgctcccagtgtggaaagtgtttcagccagtcaggggagctgaaacaacatgagagactacacacaggggagaagaaaCAGCATGAGAAAATACAcagaggggagaagccttaccactcctcCCAGGGTGCAACGTTTTTGCCcatttaggaagcctgaaagaacacagGTGAAttcaccaatttgtaagtcgctctggataagagcgtctgctaaatgacttaaatgtaaaaatgtaaaaacacaTGAGACTACACACAGAGGAGAAGGCTTAGAAATTGCTCAGACTGGGaaaacatattactcatcacagtcacttGAACGTCATGAGAGAATCCACACAGAAGAGAAGAATTACTTGTATATTGATATTTCACATCtcattgacttaaaattcatcagagaacatacacagtgctctcattgtcttatattgttgactgataatgtgttTACTTGTTTTTACCGTATGAAATTAAATGGTACAAGGTATACTCAAAcatatatttgtttgtttttattagaaaacatgactTTAATATGGAGTCTGTCattttgaatatagagtagatcagattccatgtgtttaaatggtccttttaaaactctgactgtgtgtttatctgggtgtgtcattcctccagcactacagataatacagtgatatttggatgtgatgcatttgctccattgttgacatttgcattgttggcccactgatgatttaatgaaattaaaatgttcagactctgtaatggaaaatgttaattgtatgtgtccacataactgattatgtgactaaccttgtgaaacggtcctattataatctcctgttcttggGAGTATCATTCTGTGTTGTAAACCAATTTGCACCTgggtccttgtatgaataaagtcccgcccaggaacaggaaactataaagatatgtgctcatcacccaatgcttcaggaattcagactgtctacactgcgctgtgtaactgttattctctctgagctcagaaataaagaatcttggtttgacttggactccagcagatccttattttataatatccacctcaACTCtgccacggattgctgtttattattgtctcaatgaagagttcctcGTTCCACTTTCCTGGGGTCAATTACAAGCCTCCCTCTGGTTCAATAAACGTTGTTTTCACGTactttcaacaaaacaaatccatgtgatgatgatagatgtagaaaactgattggatttgtaaaaagccatcAACATCAGTTATTTTTAGTTATTTTTCATccaactggcaacctaaatccaatgacaggtgacattttgtgttgatttcatgttgaattcactttagttgacgactcaaagaaatgtaaatagaaactagatgttgaactgacgtctgtgcccagtgggctggtttgaatacgtggcaggtgttggatcaatatccaccttagtagctaagtttccatgcaatttgcgacagattttcatgtgaatattctaaaatctgcataaaacaatatacacattttcccaccagaaatgtttctATCAAACATACTCATTGCAGATAAAAGGCTTTGCGTGACAAAACTTAAATATAAATATTTGAGCATAAAGGAGTTTCCACGCCATTTCTCGCTTaaacatttttactgacacaaaaagaccccaccatgtcaaacgaacTAACATATCGTCTGTCGGCTTTTATAAAATTGtaaaggcatatcctgtttccatcagcctggtcattacttttgaaatggttggatcaatatccaccttcataaTATGGATGaacctctgataatcaagtgatatttagaatgtctgagtagttctatatgatgtcataatacacccctctgacaATAGgttgactggggaggtgatgtaccacagtcaaagtcctgcaataagagctaagagactaatatttgtgtaaactataAACTGTTTACAATTTGGCTCATgcatcctcccttctctcccctgtaatgattccccaggttgttgctgtaaatgagaatgtgttctcagttgacttaccttgttaaataaataataaccatGTTTCCGTCCAAAGTTTATTCATTAGGATATATAcaaatatgatgatgtcatagtgatttcatgacatgtgaatgaacaagccttttcatactttataacatggctatatacaatgccttcagaaagtattcagaccccttgacttttttccacattttgttacgttacagccttattctaaaatgtattaaatcattttttcccctcatcaatctacacacaatatcccattatgacatcacaatatcccataatgacaaaacaaaaacaggtctttagaaattgttgcaaattttattttattttttaacaactgaaaaataaaatgttcataagtattcagaccctttactcagtactttgttgaagcacctttggcagcgattacagcattgagtcttcttgggtatgacgctacaagcttggcacacctgtatttggggagtttctcccattcttctctgcagactctcacaagctctgtcaggttggttggggagcgtcgctgcatagctattttcaggtctctccagagatgttagaccgggttcaagtccgggttctggctcggccactcaaggacattcagagaccagagacttgacccgaagccactactgcattgtcttggctgtgtgctttgggttgttgtcctgttggaaggtgaaccttcgcccccagtctgaggtcctgagtgctctggagcaggttttcatcaaggatctctctgtactttgctcggttcatctttcccttgatcctgactaatctcctagtccctgctgctgaaaaacatccccacagcatgatgctgccaccaccatgcttcaccctagggatggtgccaggtttcctccagacgtgacgcttggcattcaggccaaagcgtCAGGCCAAAACCAGataatctggtttctcatggtctgaaagtccttttggtgccttttggcaaactccaagtgggctgttatgtgcattttactgagggggggcttccgtcaggccactctaccataaaggcttgattggtggagaggtggagagatggttgtccttctggaaggttctcccatctccacagaagaactctagagctctgtcagagtgaccatcgggttcttggtcacctccctgaacaaggcccttctcccccgactgctcagtttggctgtgccgccagctctaggaagggtcttggtggttccaaacttcttccattttagaatgatggaggccactgtgttcttggggaccttcaatgctgcagaaatgtgttgggacccttcccaagatctgtgcctcgacctaatcctgtctcggagctctacagacaattccttctacctcatggcttggtttttacccTGACAGTCTcataataaagggtctgaatacttactgttttgtaaagaaggtatattttttatctttaataaatgtttctaaaaacctgtttttgctttgtaattagatgttttatatttaactaggcaagtcagttaagaacaatttcttatttacaatgacggcctaccgctgaacagtgccttgttcagggtcagaacaacagagttttaccttgtcagctcagggattcgatccatcaaccttatggttactagcccaatgctctaaccaataggctacctgccaccccaaatgatgggctattgtgtgtagattgctgaatatatatatatattttttaaatccattttcaaataaggctgtaacgtaacaaaatgtggaaaaagtaaaggggtctgaatacttccgaatgCGCTGAACAaacatcacattgaatattcacctcacttttgaaaagctccatgaggaagaaaggattcccagatgatcttttagatgttctgtcttcaggatgttctgggttgatgtctgttggagaggggaggggcagttgagtgagctggggccttttatggcccttcctctgggagcctctcagctgtgacatgatgagagagagtgagagagggccgaCTTGTAAGATATTTTGTGCTATAAACGTACTTCTATTTGAAGAGCTTTTTGACCATTCAGGGACCTAATCTCAAGCAGtcatgaaaacatgaaaaaaatATTGTCCACACGAAAGACTGAATTTGGTAATAAAAATGATTTTTGACAAGTTATATGCATGAAAATAAAgatgttaaaaaaaaattgacattttggagagtTTTTTGCAGACTATATGAGAGGCCTAAGCCTTGTTGTGGATACATGTCTATAAAGATAGACTGGTATTAGATATCTGATCCATTTTTGGGGCACATGTTGACAAgatgttggggaatcactggaggggaatgttgaccaactgagcatctcagtgtacagctcaataaacacaatagtagttttgttacatttcagtcttctgtgatgaagtgtcatattgggatgcaaactcaaacaTGAATACATTTAATCTGTATCTGACATGGTactggtgtcttcttttttaagcccataaccatgtgtgtgatgtgtaaACAACAAAGGGCACCCCCCCATAAAAAGATCCTGCAACAGAAAGCTGCACAATATGTTGAGAGAAGTATTTTGTTAACCAATAGTTAGTGATAGTAATAGTGATAGTGggaacacatggagtagggtttgatatagtcatggtaggatacatgatagtggcaacacatggagttgggtttgatatagtcatggtaggatacatgatagtggcaacacatggagttgggtttgatatagtcatggtaggatacatgatagaggcaacacatggagtagggtttgatatagtcatggtaggatacatgatagtggcaacacatggagttgggtttgatatattcatggtaggatacatgatagtggcaacacatggagttgggttggatatagtcatggtaggatacatgatagtggcaacacatggagttgggttggatatagtcatggtaggatacatgatagtgacaacacatggagtagggttggatatagtcatggtaggacacatgatagtggcaacacatggagtagggttggatatagtcatggtaggatacatgatagtggcaacacatggagttgggttggatgtagtcatggtaggatacatgatagtggcaacacatggagttgggttagATATAGTCAtggtacaacaaatattgtggttaaactcaaatatactaatcgataaaaaaatattttttttctaagAAATGTAAATTTTAAAAAAGGTAAAATTTTaatgaatgatatcataaataggactggtggagttatatCACACATACAGCTAACAcggacatatggaaatgtctgctctacccaaaattacaaccaactaattgcagcattaccacaaaaatgggaAAAAAGTAAGGAGTTTGTTTGTCGGTctctgtattaaagaacataaatggtttaAGAAAAGTATGATAAATAAAagcatataccaatttcatttcaGGACCAAAAAAcggacagctgtgccatatacattgcaaaatagttgggaagagattttccaTGGCAcgtggtttatgaattgatacgcaaaacaacgccggattcaaaacttcaaagTTTTCAATTTAAAATACTATACAAAATTCCTGCAACCAACAGAatgttatgtatatatatatatatgtcatcATATATAcaatcatacatacatacatacaatctttccagctctgcagattttgctgtgaggaggcagagtcattagatcatttattttggtattgcctgTTTCTGTTCTCAGGTTCAGGAAACCTATAAATAGTATTGTTGGGAGAATCTGGAGAGAACGGGTATGTCAATTACTAATATCCCATATATACTATATCATTCTTAGTAAAGTAGTTATCTTcaactcacaatctgtggattctattcgattgtatgaaaagttgtagaaacatctcaaggatgatcaatggaaacaggatgcacctgagctaaatttcgagtctcatagcaaagggtctgaatacttatctaaacatttatattttcaatattcaaatttttcAATATTCATAAATTCATATCAGAATTGTTTGAATTAAATCAAAATACTACTCGTATTACAGAAAAGGTGGTAATGCTTCATGCCACCCATTGTTGGAGGCCTGTAGCATCTGATGtttaaacattatggagtctaaTGATTaaaagggaagggaaaggggatacctagtcagttgtacaactgaatccATTCACCCTAAACGTGTCTTCCTCAttgaacccctctgaatcagggaGGTGCTGGAGAcagccttaatcgacgtccacgtcatcggcgcccagGGGACCACTTATTGTTGGGGTTatttgccttgctcaagggcagaccGGCAGATTTTTCCTACTTGCCGGCGTGGGGATTCGAACCGGAGacatttcagttactggcccaacactcttaaccgctagtctACAAATGTTCCAACTTTAATTAATTATTTCTCAATGatgctttaaaggagaagtttacccaacATCCAGAAACTCCTAAGTGATTCCATACtatgaaactagtccagtggagtttgtcctctccccctctctctccctgtagtgttgtactgaaacagctgcaaaaatgGGACTTGTGACGTTTCTGGGTGCGGCCTTCGCTTTtctgctttgccagttaattcATGATTCAGAAATCCACAAAGTGTGTGGACAAATTTGTTTTATTAAAGCTATtggcctttgtctttcacctTGAGAAAAAAACacctttcaacccatatgatctattacataataAAAGAGAATGGCGTCAGAGATGAcggctgccgttttatgggctgCTAATCAACCGTGCTATTTAGTTTTGTTTTTTCACGTTGTTTGTATCTTATTTtgtccataatgttgctgctaccatctcttatgaccgaaaagagcttctggacatcagaacagcgatttctCACCTTGAACTGGGGGAAGAATTTTTCTTTTTAATGATTcagacgagagggatttactccagacacccgacaaggccctcatccccataattcgcaggagaaagagacggagatatcgtGGACAGAGGTCGgagtgccttgtaaggatctggggacgagtgggtaatctgcctttaccatcgGTACTATTAGCCAAcctacaatcattggataataaaatagacaaactacgatcacgtatatcctaccaacgggactttcaaaactgtaatatgttccaccgagtcgtggctgaacgatgacataacactgtatcagcaggatagaacagtagcctctggtaagacaaggggtgacggtctatgtatatttgtaaacaacagctggtgcacaatatctaaggaagtctcaaggttttgctcacctgaggtagagtatcacatgataaactgtagaccacaccatctaccaagagagttttcatctacagttgaagtcggaagtttacatacaccttagccaaatacatttaaactcagtttttcacaattcctgacatttaatcctagtaaaaatgccctgtcttaggtcagtttgttactttattttaagaatgtgaaatgtcagaataatagttgagagaataatttatttcagtttctatttctttcaccacattcccagtgggtcagaagtttacatacactcgattagtatttggtagcattgcctttaaactgtttaacttgggtcaaacgtttttggtagccttccacaagcttcccacaataagttgtaaaatatattttgatttgtttaacacttttttggttacatgattccttatgttttttcatagctttgatgtctttactgttattctacaatgtagaacatagtaaaaataaagaaaaacccttgaatgagtaggcgtgtccaaacttttgactggtactgtacattaaattccctggcaacagctccagtggacatttctgcagtccctctgagacatctgtgacattgtgttgtgtggcaaaacgtattgtccccagcacaaggtgcacctgtgtaataataatgcccaatttgagagaaataagctttttggggcaaaaaactatttagtcagccaccaattgtccaagttctcccacttaaaaagatgagagaggcctgtaattcatcatcataggtacacttcactatgacagacaaaatgataaaataaaatccagaaaatcacattgtagcatttttaatgaatttatttgcaaattatggtggaaaataagtatttgccTCTTTGatgtcataactgtgacctttaaTTCCGtcagctgtttgtgtcttaacgaccgttccacatcaaagaggcctttctacggactctgaaaaacaccaaaggaaagatgcccagggtccctgcttatctgtgtgaatgtgccttaggcatgctgcaaggaggcatgaggactgcagatgtggccagggcaataaattgcaatgtctgtactatgagacgcctaagacagagcttcagggagacaggacggacagctgatcgtcctcgcagtggcagaccacgtgtaacaacacctgcacaggatcggtacatccgaacatcacacctgcgggacaggtacaggatggcaacaacaactgcccgagttacaccaggaatgcacaatcccttcATTCAGTGCTCAGACAGCCTatggaggacaaagagagagtggactgagggcttgtaggcctgttataaggcaggtcatcaccagacatcaccggcaacaacgttgcctatgggcacagacccaccgtcgctggaccagactggactggcaaaaagtgcgcTTCACTgccgagtcgcggttttgtctcaccaggggtgatggtcggattcgcgtttatcgtcgaaggaatgagcgttacactgaggcctatactctggatcgggatcgatttggaggtggagggtctggggcggtgtcacagcatcatcggactgagcttgttgtcattgcagacaatctcaacgctgtgcgttactgggaagacatcctcctccctcatgtggtacccttcctgcaggctcatcctgacacgaccctccagcatgacaatgccaccagccatactgctcgttctgtgcacgatttcctgcaagacaggaatgccagtgttctgccatggccagcaaagagcccggatctcaatcccattgagcacgtctggaacctgttggatcggagggtgagggctagggccattccccccccagaaatgtccgggaacttgcaggtgccttggtggaagagtggggtaacatctcacaacaagcactggcaaatctggtgcagtccatgaggaggagatgcactgcagtacttaatgcagctggtggccacaccagatactgacttttgattttgaacccccctttgttcaggggcacattattcaatttctgttagtcacatgtctgtgaaacgtgttcagtttatgtctgttgttgaatcttgtgtaaatatttgtatgaacacatgtttgctgaaaataaacgcagttgacagtgagaggacgtttattttttttgctgagtttatatatagttactatcagttttaggaacatctacccaaaaaatgtcaccctattttttactttacccaaaaagTTCACGACATCAGCGTTTAGTAAAAATGTTGAACAtttgtgaacgtctaaataaatTGGACCTTTTAAATAGCGTTtcgaaccctttcgacaacggggagatgttactgatgtgctttgtgtcttcgacatAAAAACTAGTTTTGGACTTCCACGCAAAATTACTTTACTTATTTTTGGTTCAAGGAAGTGTATAGGTCG
This sequence is a window from Salvelinus namaycush isolate Seneca unplaced genomic scaffold, SaNama_1.0 Scaffold7, whole genome shotgun sequence. Protein-coding genes within it:
- the LOC120042512 gene encoding zinc finger protein 135-like; the protein is WNLKQHEKIHTREKPYHCSQCGKSFKLLGTLKAHEKIHTGEKPYHCSQCGKSFKLLGTLKAHERIHTGEKPYHCSQCGKSFKRPCHLKQHDRIHTGEKPYHCSQCGKSFKLLGTLKAHERIHTGEKPYRCFQCGKCFSRSGELKRHERIHTVEKPYHCSQCGKCFKRPWHLKRHERIHTGEKPYHCSQCGQCFNQKGHLNQHERRHTGEKPYHCSQCGKSYKRPCHLKQHERIHTGEKPYHCSQCGKCFSCSGELKRHERIHTGEKPYQCSQCAQCFSQKGSLTQHERIHTGEKPYHCSQCGKSFKVLGNLKAHERIHTWEKPYHCSQCGKCFRRSGELKQHERIHTGEKPYHCSQCGNSFKRPCHLKRHERIHTVEKPYPVSKEF